From the genome of Marinifilum sp. JC120:
GACCAACCATGATTTAATGAATGATGTGCGTTTGCTGCTCAGTGGTTTAGACATAACTTTTGAAGAACCGGATCTTTCCGGAACACTCACCGAATGCTGCGGATTCGGAGGACTGCTAGCCAATGCCAATGAGCCGCTTGCAAATAAAGTTGCCAAGCGCAGAGCCGAAAAGCTGGACCATGACGGCATAACATACTGCGCCATGTGCCGAGACATGCTTTCCAAGGCCGGAAAACGTTGCCAACACATCCTCGACATCCTCTTTCCTGACGGAAGCGATGATCCAGCCGGACGCATGGCACCCGGATATTCTGCACGGCGGGAAAACAGGGTCCGCTTGAAGGAAAACCTGCTCCGCAAAACATGGAACGAACAACCGGAACCGCGCAACGATTATGAATCCATCGCTCTGGAATTCACTGAAGAAGCTCACAAAATGATGGAAAAACGACGCATCCTTTTATCAGATGTGCAGAAAACCCTTCATGCAGTGCAGGATTCAAGGCAAGTGCTTAAAAATACTGAAACCGGGCACAAACTGGTACAGTTCCGGCCTGTCACGGTAACCTATTGGGTTGAGTACGAAATGAAGAACGGAACATATCTGGTCCACCGGGTCTGGTCCCACCGTATGCGCGTTCTTGGAGGTGTCTAATGGGAACACTAAAAGTTCTGGATGAAGATTTTTCTTCTTGGCAATGTGCAACATGTAGCAAACCACTACACCCCTCCCCAGTTGAACTGGAATATCTGGACAGCAGATTCAAAGTAGAATTGCCCAGCTGCCCTGATTGCGGATTCGTACTCATCCCGGAAGAACTGGCACTAGGCAAAATGGCCGAAGTAGAGAGGATGCTGGAGGATAAATAATGAAAGGAACCCCGCTTTGGGAAAAATCCGTTCTGCGCGATGCTGCCGGAAACACCTTACGCCCCGGAGGATTCACTCTCACTGATCGAGCAGTAGCTCTAAGCGGACTCCCCGCAAACGCACGGGTATTGGATGTGGGCTGCGGGCTGGGCGCAACAGTTGAACATCTGCGCATAAAACACAGCCTGAACGCCTGCGGTATGGATTGTTCAAGTCTTCAGCTTGCAGAGGCTCCGGCAGGTCTGCCACTAACTCAGGGAAACGGGTCAAACCTGCCCTTTGCAGACTCCTGCTTTGACGCGATATTTTGCGAATGTGTGCTCTCGCTCATGCCGGACAAGGAGCAGACCATCAAAGAATTTAAGCGGGTACTCACAGACGATGGTAAGCTGATCATAAGCGACCTTTACCGTCGTGGCAGTGGACAAATTCAATGTCTGGATGGTTCCTGCGCCAATTCTCCGCTCTATCTCGGGCGGATTGAGCAAATTTTAAAGCAGCAGGGTATGCACATAACTGCCATAGAGGATTATTCCAGGCTATTGGTGGAACTAGCTGCCAAGTTGGTCTTTGCCGGGGAAAAAAATCCCGCTGCCGGGCAGAATTGCTGTGATCGCCCCGGCTATATGTTGTTGATAGCTGAATTTTAGTCGCCGGAGGCATCTACATGACCGATACAGACCTTAGAATAATGCAACTTAACGGTGCAGGATATTGCTGCGCTCAAATTATGATCATCCTTTGCCTAGATAATTTGCAACAGGACAACCCAGATCTGGTGCGCGCCGCACAGGGGCTATGCATGGGCATGGGAGACTGTTCTGGAACGTGCGGAATTTTAAGCGGCGGACTCTGTGCGCTAGGACTTTACGCTGGCAAGGGTACGGATGTGGAAACAGCCGAAGACAACTATCCCCTGCTGGTAGAAAATTTTCGAGAATGGTTCAAAAATAGAACTACCGCTGAATTCGGCGGCATAAGCTGCGCTGATATTTTGGATGGAGAATGCGGTGCGCCCCGCGCAGACCGTTGCGGCGTACTGCTTGGAGAAGCATACGCAGAGCTGATCAATATTTTGCTGGATAACGGTTATGACCCGGCACAGGGAAGGGATGAGACTGATGGATATTAGTTTTGATGTGGTTGAAACAGAATCCCTTTGCCCTATCTGTTTGAAGAAAATCCCGGCCCGCAGGGTCACGGAAAACGGCGAAAGCCGCATTGTGAAGGACTGCCCGGATCACGGACAATTCAGTACTCCTTTCTGGCGCGGAGAACCGGCAATTCAAGGCTGGTCACGCCCCAAAATCCCTTCCACTCCCCCGGTGATGGATACTACTGAAAGCAAAGGATGCCCTTTTGATTGCGGCCTCTGCCCGGACCATAATCAGCACACCTGCACCACACTGGTGGAGATCACTTGGCGTTGCGACCTGAAATGCAAGGTCTGCTTCGCCTCAGCAGGACAGAAAGTCCCGGCAGATCCCACTGTTCCTGAGCTTGATCAGCTACTTAAAAAAGTCCGCAACACCGCCGGACCGTGCAACCTGCAACTTTCCGGCGGGGAACCTGCGGTACGCGACGACCTGCCGCGAATTGCCGGACTGGCCAAAAAACACGGATTTCCTTTTGTGCAAGTCAACACCAACGGGGTGCGAGTCGCCCGCGAACACGGGCTTGCCAAACGCTGGGCCGCCGGTGGGGTGGATTCCGCTTTCCTGCAATTCGACGGCACCTCTGACCATATTTACAAAACCATCAGGGGCCGTAGCCTGCTGGAAGAAAAGATCAAAGCAATTGAAAACCTCACTGCGGCGGGGATCGGGGTAGTGCTTGTACCTACCATTGTTCCCGGTGTGAATGACGAAGACATCGGGGAAATCCTGAAGCTGGCTGTATCCTATACACCGGGTGTACGCGGAGTGCACTTCCAGCCGGTAAGCTACTTCGGGCGCTACCCCTCCCAGCCTTCAGATGACATGCGCATCACCCTGCCGGAAATCATGACCGCCTTGGAAGAACAGAGCGAACATCTGGTTCACCGGGATGACTTCATGCCTCCGGGCTGTGAACATTCCCTGTGCTCCTTCCACGCTAATTATCTGGTCATGGAAGACGGCAGCATGAAAAAGCTTTCCGCTAAAAAAGATGGTTGCTGTACACCTAAACCTGCCTCCGAAGGAGCAGACAAATCCAAAGCTTTTGTACGTCGCCAATGGGCTGCTCCCGAAGCAGGCTGCGAGTGCAAAGAACCGCAGGACGACCTTGACCGTTTCCTGACCAGAGCCAAAACGCACATTTTTGCCCTTTCCGGAATGGCATTTCAGGATGCATGGACACTTGACCTTGACCGCTTAAAAGGGTGTTGTATCCATGTTGCCGCTCCTGACGGCAGACTGATTCCTTTCTGTGCCTACAATTTGACCGCCATGGACGGTTCAACCCTGTACAGGAGAATGATTGATGACTGACCGCCCGCTGGGTAAATGGCTCAATCTGCGCATGGGCCGTGCTCCCGATATGAAACCCGTCTCTGTACGCGAACTTCAAGAATGGCAGTTCGATTGTTTGCGGCAGACAATGTTTCAAGCTGTAAAAAACTGTCCTTTCTATCACGAACGGCTGGCCGGAGTACAAACCGGAGCCATGCACACCCCTGCGGACCTTGCCCAGCTTCCCTTTACCACAGCTGACGACCTGCGCAATGGTCCCGACAACTTTCTCTGCGTCTCACAGGATGAAGTTGCCCGTGCTGTTACTTTAGCAAGTTCCGGCTCCAGCGGTCCCCCAAAACGCCTTTTCTTTACTGCCGGGGATCTTGAACGAACCATCGAATTTTTCCAGTACGGAATGGCTTCCATGCTGGGAGAAGGAGAGACCGTTCTGGCAATCCTGCCCGATTCACGACCCGGCGGTGTCGGGTCCCTTTTCGCAGAATCTATTTCTCTGCTGGGTGGGGAAACCGTGCTCCCGGTCAACCCGTCCTATATCAGCACCCTGCTCAACCTGTTGCTTGATAGCCACGCCAGCTGCATTTTAGGCCCAGCCATCCAGATACACGCCTTGGCCCGCATGCTGGACAGCAAAGGGATTACCATTAATCATGTGCGCTCGGTACTGCTCTGCTGGGATGTGCTTCCCCATGCTTCCATGCAAACCATTGCACGGGTCTTCGGCTGTGAGGTCTTTTCACACTGGGGCATGACCGAGACCTGCCTCGGCGGCGGAGTGGACTGCTGTCCCGGTTCGGGCATGCATCTGCGGGAACCGGATTTCTTTGT
Proteins encoded in this window:
- a CDS encoding class I SAM-dependent methyltransferase, which translates into the protein MKGTPLWEKSVLRDAAGNTLRPGGFTLTDRAVALSGLPANARVLDVGCGLGATVEHLRIKHSLNACGMDCSSLQLAEAPAGLPLTQGNGSNLPFADSCFDAIFCECVLSLMPDKEQTIKEFKRVLTDDGKLIISDLYRRGSGQIQCLDGSCANSPLYLGRIEQILKQQGMHITAIEDYSRLLVELAAKLVFAGEKNPAAGQNCCDRPGYMLLIAEF
- a CDS encoding DNA-binding protein; protein product: MGTLKVLDEDFSSWQCATCSKPLHPSPVELEYLDSRFKVELPSCPDCGFVLIPEELALGKMAEVERMLEDK
- a CDS encoding phenylacetate--CoA ligase family protein produces the protein MTDRPLGKWLNLRMGRAPDMKPVSVRELQEWQFDCLRQTMFQAVKNCPFYHERLAGVQTGAMHTPADLAQLPFTTADDLRNGPDNFLCVSQDEVARAVTLASSGSSGPPKRLFFTAGDLERTIEFFQYGMASMLGEGETVLAILPDSRPGGVGSLFAESISLLGGETVLPVNPSYISTLLNLLLDSHASCILGPAIQIHALARMLDSKGITINHVRSVLLCWDVLPHASMQTIARVFGCEVFSHWGMTETCLGGGVDCCPGSGMHLREPDFFVEIINPATEKQVPDGHKGEIVISTLSRRAMPLIRYRTGDVGCIMPDECSCGLPLRRLGAVEGRLDDGIILPGGSRLDLNELNNIILSHKAILDFTVEYQPEEMILSFKLDVLPGSKPSPEIKKLLMAYPKISQASANHNLKISTRLANQDGTIHSGFGKRAITINPTKAGTL
- a CDS encoding radical SAM protein encodes the protein MDISFDVVETESLCPICLKKIPARRVTENGESRIVKDCPDHGQFSTPFWRGEPAIQGWSRPKIPSTPPVMDTTESKGCPFDCGLCPDHNQHTCTTLVEITWRCDLKCKVCFASAGQKVPADPTVPELDQLLKKVRNTAGPCNLQLSGGEPAVRDDLPRIAGLAKKHGFPFVQVNTNGVRVAREHGLAKRWAAGGVDSAFLQFDGTSDHIYKTIRGRSLLEEKIKAIENLTAAGIGVVLVPTIVPGVNDEDIGEILKLAVSYTPGVRGVHFQPVSYFGRYPSQPSDDMRITLPEIMTALEEQSEHLVHRDDFMPPGCEHSLCSFHANYLVMEDGSMKKLSAKKDGCCTPKPASEGADKSKAFVRRQWAAPEAGCECKEPQDDLDRFLTRAKTHIFALSGMAFQDAWTLDLDRLKGCCIHVAAPDGRLIPFCAYNLTAMDGSTLYRRMIDD
- a CDS encoding C_GCAxxG_C_C family protein, which translates into the protein MTDTDLRIMQLNGAGYCCAQIMIILCLDNLQQDNPDLVRAAQGLCMGMGDCSGTCGILSGGLCALGLYAGKGTDVETAEDNYPLLVENFREWFKNRTTAEFGGISCADILDGECGAPRADRCGVLLGEAYAELINILLDNGYDPAQGRDETDGY